In the Flagellimonas sp. MMG031 genome, one interval contains:
- the dcm gene encoding DNA (cytosine-5-)-methyltransferase, giving the protein MQQLKVCELFAGVGGFRLGLERTKRFKVVWSNQWEPSTKMQHASLVYEARFGKENHCNANIETVKTEEIPDHDMLVGGFPCQDYSVATSLKNSKGLIGKKGVLWWSIHRILSEKKNKPNYLFLENVDRLLKSPSTQRGRDFAVMLRSLSDLGYAVEWRVINAAEYGMPQRRRRVFFLAYFKGSKIHQKMKNSHPEDWMLRDGIFSEAFPVAPTHQKAVVFDLEEDLVDVSSNFNSEKGLSPFLNTGICVDGKVTTLTTSASYDGNRTTLSDILEQGNIPSEYYIDEADLPKWDYLKGSKKEIRKTKAGFEYHYSEGSMVFPDALDQPSRTIITGEGGKSPSRFKHVVQTSKGLRRLLPVELERLNMFPDHHTQLEGISDAKRAFFMGNALVVGIVEKIGASLFRKINHLEKQLQS; this is encoded by the coding sequence ATGCAACAACTTAAAGTGTGTGAACTTTTTGCAGGGGTTGGCGGTTTTCGCCTTGGTCTGGAACGCACCAAACGTTTCAAAGTGGTCTGGAGCAACCAATGGGAGCCTTCCACCAAAATGCAGCACGCTTCCTTGGTCTACGAAGCTCGGTTTGGCAAGGAAAACCATTGCAATGCGAATATCGAGACCGTGAAAACCGAAGAAATCCCAGACCATGATATGTTGGTCGGAGGCTTTCCTTGTCAGGATTACTCGGTGGCCACTTCCCTGAAAAACTCCAAGGGGCTTATTGGTAAAAAGGGGGTTCTTTGGTGGTCCATTCACCGTATACTTTCCGAAAAGAAAAACAAGCCAAATTATCTGTTTTTGGAAAATGTGGACCGCCTTTTAAAATCGCCTTCCACACAACGTGGGCGGGATTTTGCAGTGATGTTGCGTAGCCTGTCGGATTTGGGCTATGCCGTGGAATGGCGCGTAATCAATGCGGCCGAGTATGGAATGCCTCAGCGCCGAAGGCGCGTTTTTTTTCTGGCATATTTTAAGGGGTCCAAAATCCATCAAAAAATGAAAAATTCGCATCCTGAAGATTGGATGCTTCGCGATGGTATTTTCTCCGAGGCCTTTCCCGTTGCTCCAACCCATCAAAAAGCTGTTGTGTTCGATTTGGAAGAAGATTTGGTGGATGTATCCTCCAATTTCAATAGTGAAAAGGGACTATCTCCTTTCCTGAATACCGGAATCTGTGTAGATGGCAAGGTAACTACCTTAACCACCTCCGCTTCTTACGATGGAAATAGAACGACGTTATCGGATATTTTGGAGCAGGGTAACATTCCTTCCGAATATTATATTGATGAGGCCGATTTGCCCAAATGGGATTATTTAAAAGGCTCCAAAAAAGAAATACGCAAGACCAAAGCTGGTTTTGAATACCATTATAGCGAGGGAAGCATGGTCTTCCCTGATGCTCTTGATCAACCTTCCAGAACTATTATAACCGGTGAGGGCGGGAAATCCCCTTCGCGGTTTAAGCACGTGGTCCAAACCTCCAAGGGACTGCGAAGACTCTTACCTGTTGAATTGGAAAGGTTGAACATGTTTCCGGACCATCATACCCAATTGGAGGGCATTTCGGATGCCAAACGCGCCTTTTTTATGGGCAACGCCTTGGTGGTGGGCATTGTGGAAAAGATTGGTGCTTCCCTGTTCCGGAAAATTAACCACCTTGAAAAGCAACTTCAAAGCTGA
- a CDS encoding GNAT family N-acetyltransferase — MQVSIKTFDELSIHELYQILRLRSEVFVVEQDCVYQDVDNKDQKALHVIGLKEDEVVAYTRVFKPGDYFKNVSIGRVVVCQDQRKYGLGKQIMLATMAAIDQRFPNKPIEISAQSYLLKFYTDLGFSAFGEEYLEDGIPHRRMLKK; from the coding sequence ATGCAAGTATCCATAAAAACATTCGATGAACTCAGCATTCATGAGCTCTATCAAATTCTACGCCTCCGCAGTGAGGTCTTTGTAGTGGAGCAGGACTGTGTGTACCAAGATGTGGACAATAAGGACCAAAAAGCACTCCATGTCATAGGCTTGAAAGAAGATGAAGTAGTTGCTTATACCCGGGTTTTTAAACCGGGCGATTATTTTAAGAATGTCAGTATCGGCAGGGTGGTGGTATGTCAAGATCAACGAAAATACGGCTTGGGCAAACAGATTATGTTGGCAACGATGGCAGCTATTGATCAACGGTTTCCCAACAAACCCATAGAAATTTCTGCACAATCCTATTTATTAAAGTTTTATACAGATCTTGGTTTTTCTGCCTTTGGCGAAGAATATTTGGAAGATGGCATTCCGCATCGAAGAATGTTGAAGAAGTGA
- a CDS encoding cation diffusion facilitator family transporter, translating to MGHHHHHGHSHSHAHPDLKGRNLLISIFLNIGITLAQIVGGLLSGSLALLSDALHNFSDVLSLVISYGARRLGQRQASSLKTFGYKRAEILAAFINAATLVVVAIILMKEAVERLMQPQEIESNLVIWLALIAIVGNGFSVLLLKKDSNHNMNMKSAYLHLLTDMMASVAVLIGGILMKYFQVYWVDAILTMIIGVYLIYMGYDLLKESTKVLMLFTPKSVVIQDIVESICTIEPVKNVHHVHIWQLNEEEVHMEAHIDFKEDIRLSEFDAILEKIEEHVYHKHGINHVNIQPEFDKCDSKSVIVQD from the coding sequence ATGGGTCACCATCACCATCATGGACATTCACATTCCCACGCACATCCCGATTTAAAGGGAAGGAATCTGCTTATTTCCATCTTTTTGAACATAGGTATCACCCTGGCTCAAATTGTGGGTGGATTGCTGTCGGGAAGTTTGGCACTGCTGTCCGATGCACTGCATAATTTTAGCGATGTACTTAGCTTGGTGATTAGTTATGGTGCCCGTAGATTGGGGCAGCGTCAAGCATCCAGCCTTAAAACTTTCGGGTACAAGCGAGCAGAAATTTTGGCTGCTTTCATTAATGCGGCGACTTTGGTGGTCGTTGCCATTATTTTAATGAAAGAGGCTGTGGAACGGTTGATGCAACCACAAGAAATTGAATCCAACTTGGTTATTTGGTTGGCATTGATAGCCATAGTTGGAAACGGATTCAGTGTATTGCTCCTTAAAAAGGATTCAAACCACAATATGAACATGAAATCCGCCTATTTGCATTTGCTTACCGATATGATGGCCTCCGTGGCTGTGTTGATAGGTGGTATTCTGATGAAATATTTCCAGGTATATTGGGTAGATGCCATCCTCACCATGATTATTGGGGTCTATTTGATTTATATGGGTTATGATTTGTTGAAGGAATCCACCAAAGTATTGATGTTATTTACACCGAAATCAGTAGTGATCCAAGATATCGTGGAATCCATTTGTACCATTGAACCTGTGAAAAATGTCCACCATGTTCATATTTGGCAGCTCAATGAGGAAGAAGTGCACATGGAAGCCCATATCGATTTTAAGGAAGACATACGACTGTCGGAATTTGATGCCATTCTCGAAAAAATAGAAGAACATGTGTATCATAAGCACGGTATCAACCATGTGAACATACAGCCAGAGTTTGATAAATGTGATTCCAAAAGCGTAATAGTCCAAGATTGA
- the rpiB gene encoding ribose 5-phosphate isomerase B encodes MKIAIGNDHAGTDYKLAIIGLLKSKGIEVVNYGTDGTDSVDYPDFVHPVAQDVEEGNVDFGIVICGSGNGATMTINKHQGVRGALCWNKEITELAREHNDANILSLPARFIALPQALDMVQTFLNTEFQGGRHERRIEKIPCR; translated from the coding sequence ATGAAAATAGCCATTGGAAATGACCATGCTGGTACGGATTATAAACTAGCGATTATAGGTCTTCTCAAATCTAAGGGAATTGAAGTTGTTAACTACGGCACCGACGGTACCGATAGTGTGGATTATCCTGATTTTGTGCACCCCGTTGCACAAGATGTGGAAGAAGGCAATGTCGATTTTGGCATTGTTATTTGTGGTAGTGGTAATGGCGCTACCATGACCATTAATAAACACCAAGGCGTTCGCGGAGCGCTTTGTTGGAACAAAGAAATTACAGAGTTGGCCAGGGAACATAACGACGCCAATATTTTAAGCCTGCCAGCTCGGTTTATTGCTTTACCACAAGCCCTTGATATGGTACAGACCTTTTTGAATACCGAGTTCCAAGGAGGCAGACATGAGCGTAGAATAGAAAAAATACCTTGTAGATAA
- the rnr gene encoding ribonuclease R: protein MSKKKKRASSQRKNEITKGIFTVLEKEPSKTFNYKQIASKLGITDTQDRNLLIKRLGQLKASDRIVEPERGKYQKKPSLHTYFTGRVDLTSSGNAYIVVDELEDDIFVSNNNLNKAFHGDTVEVFIKPRRKSKKMEGEISRVLERKKTSYVGIVDKQKRFAFVRPTDSRMYTDIFIPPEKLKKANDGDKVLVNLGDWPDDADSPYGEIVEVLGRPGEHNTEIHSILAEYGLPHEFPYEVEQYAKTLDTSIKESEIAKRRDMRDVLTFTIDPKDAKDFDDALSFQKLENGNYEIGIHIADVSHYVQPDTILEEEAYDRATSVYLVDRVVPMLPEVLSNQACSLRPNEEKYTFSAVFEMNDKAQLVKQWFGRTSINSNERFAYEEAQHIIETKQHQIPKEISIRGKAYSVSDDIVEAVLTFDRLAKIMRKARMDAGAISFDKIEVKFNLSEDNEPVGVFFKESKDANKLIEEFMLLANRKVAEFIGKQKKTFVYRVHDKPDDDKLMALNGVISRFGHSINLKDRKTINQSLNKLLEDVKGKKEQNLVDTLAIRSMSKAIYTTENIGHYGLGFDYYTHFTSPIRRYPDVMVHRLLQHYLDKEKTPKATFYEEKCKHSSDMELLAANAERDSIKYMQIKFMEDHKDQEFLGVISGVTEWGIYVEIVENKCEGMVRIRDIKDDYYVFDERQYAIIGERTKRMYQLGDEVYVMVKSTDLIKRHLDFSLIGKKK, encoded by the coding sequence ATGTCAAAGAAAAAGAAGAGGGCAAGCAGTCAGCGAAAGAACGAGATAACCAAGGGCATTTTCACCGTATTGGAAAAAGAACCTTCCAAGACCTTCAATTACAAGCAGATAGCTTCTAAATTAGGGATTACAGATACGCAGGATAGAAACCTTTTGATCAAACGATTGGGACAGTTAAAGGCCAGTGACCGTATTGTGGAACCGGAAAGAGGCAAGTATCAAAAGAAACCATCGCTCCATACATACTTTACCGGAAGGGTAGATCTTACCAGTAGTGGCAATGCCTATATTGTGGTCGATGAGCTGGAGGACGATATTTTTGTGTCCAATAATAACCTCAACAAAGCATTCCATGGCGATACGGTAGAGGTATTCATAAAACCGAGGCGCAAGAGCAAGAAAATGGAGGGTGAAATCTCCAGGGTACTGGAAAGAAAGAAAACCTCTTACGTGGGTATTGTGGACAAGCAAAAACGTTTTGCTTTTGTTCGCCCCACCGATTCCAGAATGTATACCGATATTTTTATCCCGCCGGAAAAGCTGAAAAAGGCCAACGATGGAGACAAGGTTTTGGTCAATTTGGGCGATTGGCCCGATGACGCCGATTCCCCGTATGGTGAAATTGTGGAGGTGTTGGGGAGACCCGGCGAACATAATACGGAAATCCATTCCATTTTGGCGGAATATGGACTTCCCCATGAATTTCCTTATGAGGTGGAACAGTACGCCAAAACATTGGATACCAGTATAAAGGAATCGGAAATCGCTAAGCGAAGGGATATGCGCGATGTATTGACCTTTACCATTGATCCCAAGGATGCCAAGGATTTTGATGATGCACTTTCTTTTCAAAAATTGGAAAACGGCAATTATGAAATAGGCATCCATATCGCGGATGTTTCCCATTATGTGCAGCCCGATACCATTTTGGAAGAAGAGGCTTACGATAGGGCTACATCGGTATATTTGGTGGACCGTGTGGTTCCCATGCTCCCGGAAGTGTTGTCCAACCAAGCCTGTTCGTTGCGTCCCAACGAGGAAAAATATACCTTTTCGGCCGTTTTTGAGATGAATGATAAGGCCCAGTTGGTCAAACAATGGTTTGGTAGAACCTCTATCAATTCCAACGAGCGTTTTGCCTATGAGGAAGCGCAGCACATTATTGAGACAAAACAGCATCAAATTCCAAAAGAAATTTCCATTCGAGGAAAGGCATATTCTGTTTCGGATGACATCGTTGAAGCCGTTCTCACTTTTGATCGGTTGGCAAAGATCATGCGAAAGGCACGTATGGATGCTGGAGCCATTTCTTTTGATAAGATTGAGGTGAAATTCAACCTTTCGGAGGACAATGAACCCGTAGGTGTGTTTTTCAAAGAGTCCAAGGATGCCAATAAATTGATCGAGGAGTTTATGCTCTTGGCCAACAGAAAAGTGGCAGAGTTTATCGGGAAGCAGAAGAAAACCTTTGTGTACCGAGTGCATGATAAACCCGATGATGATAAATTAATGGCCCTGAACGGCGTTATTTCCAGATTTGGACATAGTATCAACCTAAAGGACCGAAAGACCATCAATCAGTCCCTAAATAAGTTGTTGGAGGACGTTAAGGGCAAAAAAGAACAGAATTTGGTGGATACCTTGGCCATACGAAGTATGAGCAAGGCTATTTATACCACTGAAAATATTGGCCATTATGGTCTTGGGTTTGACTACTACACCCATTTTACGTCTCCCATTCGACGATATCCGGATGTGATGGTGCACCGATTGCTACAGCATTATCTAGATAAGGAAAAGACACCAAAAGCTACGTTTTACGAGGAAAAATGCAAGCATTCTTCCGATATGGAGCTATTGGCCGCGAATGCGGAAAGGGATTCCATCAAGTACATGCAGATCAAGTTTATGGAAGACCATAAGGACCAAGAGTTCTTAGGGGTGATTTCCGGGGTCACCGAGTGGGGCATCTATGTGGAAATTGTGGAGAACAAATGTGAGGGCATGGTACGGATTAGGGATATCAAAGATGATTATTATGTTTTTGACGAACGCCAATATGCCATTATTGGGGAACGGACCAAACGAATGTACCAATTGGGAGATGAAGTGTACGTGATGGTGAAGAGTACCGATTTGATCAAAAGACATTTGGACTTTTCCTTGATCGGTAAAAAGAAATAA
- a CDS encoding head GIN domain-containing protein encodes MRICTIVMLFLSLQYSEAQDATITQNLQKFTEVKGFDGISINLIKSNENKAVITGANTSNVAIVNNEGVLKIRMEIVKIFSGYRTYVDLYHSEELVVIDVNEDARISSDHTYVQDVLELKAQEGGELEINCEVDQLLIKSISGGKIFAAGFSNTQDVIINTGGTYNGRTFKTKFTTISVNAGGHAEIHATDYVKANVKAGGEVLVYGDPKTMDERTLFGGKIKRVD; translated from the coding sequence ATGAGAATATGTACGATTGTTATGTTGTTCCTTTCACTGCAATACAGTGAAGCCCAGGATGCTACCATTACCCAAAACCTACAAAAGTTTACCGAAGTCAAGGGATTTGATGGAATTTCCATTAATTTAATCAAGTCCAACGAAAATAAAGCCGTGATTACGGGAGCCAACACCAGTAATGTGGCCATAGTCAACAATGAAGGTGTGTTGAAAATTCGAATGGAAATCGTTAAAATTTTCAGTGGATATAGAACCTATGTTGATCTGTACCATTCGGAAGAATTGGTGGTGATCGATGTGAATGAAGATGCCAGGATATCATCCGATCACACCTATGTGCAAGATGTTTTGGAACTGAAGGCACAGGAGGGTGGTGAATTGGAAATCAACTGTGAGGTGGACCAATTATTGATCAAGTCCATATCTGGAGGTAAAATATTCGCTGCAGGATTTTCCAACACCCAAGATGTGATCATCAATACGGGAGGTACATACAACGGTCGAACCTTTAAAACCAAATTTACCACGATAAGTGTGAACGCAGGGGGACATGCCGAAATCCATGCAACCGATTATGTAAAGGCCAATGTAAAAGCTGGTGGCGAAGTGCTGGTGTATGGAGATCCAAAGACCATGGATGAACGAACCCTCTTTGGCGGAAAAATAAAAAGAGTAGATTAA
- a CDS encoding LysE family transporter produces the protein MIDDIQAAIPLGLLLSFMIGPVFFVLLETSATKGFRAGVSLDLGVILADIVFLLIAYFSSFQLLENLSNEPGLFVFGGMILLVYGIFLFVKKAKKKTNVKATKGTYLGLFVKGFLLNFINIGVLAFWLGLIIVVGPSLENNPNRMVVFFGTVLMVYFGIDVLKIVLAKQLKRYLTQERIVLIKKGLGIVLIICGIVLITKGFLPKDRFDIQEEIEKIENL, from the coding sequence ATGATTGACGACATCCAAGCTGCAATCCCTTTAGGGCTTCTGTTGAGCTTTATGATCGGTCCTGTTTTCTTTGTTTTATTGGAAACCAGTGCCACAAAGGGCTTTAGGGCAGGGGTAAGTTTGGATCTAGGGGTAATCTTGGCGGACATCGTTTTTTTATTGATAGCCTATTTCAGTAGTTTTCAATTGTTGGAGAATTTGAGCAACGAACCTGGGCTGTTTGTGTTCGGTGGGATGATTTTGTTGGTCTACGGAATTTTTCTGTTTGTGAAGAAGGCAAAAAAAAAGACGAATGTCAAAGCCACCAAAGGAACCTATTTGGGACTCTTCGTAAAAGGTTTTCTGTTGAATTTTATCAATATTGGGGTATTGGCCTTTTGGTTGGGCCTGATTATAGTGGTGGGGCCCAGTTTGGAAAACAACCCCAACAGAATGGTGGTCTTTTTTGGAACGGTATTAATGGTCTATTTCGGAATTGATGTACTTAAAATAGTGTTGGCCAAACAGTTGAAACGCTATTTGACCCAAGAACGGATCGTACTGATAAAAAAGGGATTGGGCATAGTGCTCATCATTTGCGGAATCGTATTGATTACCAAAGGATTTTTGCCCAAAGACAGGTTTGATATACAGGAAGAAATCGAAAAAATAGAGAATCTATAA
- the folB gene encoding dihydroneopterin aldolase, with the protein MGKIRLKNVRIHSNHGCLKEEMLIGSDYRVDLEISADLSQPANSDQLSETVDYVHLNNIIKEEMTVRSNLLEHVAKRIIDRIFKEIKEVTEVEVEVAKINPPIGGDVESVSVKLSSSR; encoded by the coding sequence TTGGGAAAAATTAGGTTAAAAAACGTTCGAATACATTCCAACCACGGATGCTTGAAGGAAGAAATGCTCATTGGGAGCGATTACAGGGTAGATTTGGAGATTTCCGCTGATCTATCCCAACCAGCCAATTCCGACCAGCTCAGTGAAACCGTGGATTATGTACACTTGAACAACATTATAAAAGAAGAGATGACGGTGCGTTCCAACCTTTTGGAACATGTGGCCAAACGCATCATTGATCGCATATTTAAAGAAATCAAGGAAGTAACGGAGGTCGAGGTAGAAGTAGCCAAGATCAATCCACCCATTGGTGGCGATGTGGAAAGTGTATCCGTAAAACTAAGTTCCAGCCGATAA
- a CDS encoding type IX secretion system membrane protein PorP/SprF: protein MFKKVYATILFVLLACFAKAQELTVPQLSQYIADNPFLMSPTYAGIGDHIKVRLNGLTQWVGIEDAPDTQTLAADARIGNRSGVGMLLYNDSNGFTRQRGARVSFAHHLTLDRYDDIFLSFGISYNFNQFRIDVEQFEERNGQLPADDKATTNHNFDLGVLYRYDKFFFSLNAGNVLNKDLTNFNTDVITIEPNKLRNYYVYSGYSFSKSKNSKLEIEPSVFFQWFESDGRSVTDLNTKFRFRDFEDYYYLGVTYRFLNDQLGKPLYIAPIAGFKKSNFYFGYSYQVITNEILGYSTGTHVLTVGMDLFQGISNCRCMY from the coding sequence ATGTTCAAAAAAGTATACGCAACCATCTTATTTGTTCTGTTGGCATGCTTTGCCAAAGCACAAGAGTTGACTGTACCCCAACTATCCCAGTATATTGCGGACAATCCCTTTTTGATGTCCCCAACCTATGCGGGAATAGGTGACCATATCAAGGTAAGGCTCAATGGCCTTACCCAATGGGTGGGTATCGAAGATGCACCGGATACCCAAACCTTGGCCGCAGATGCACGGATCGGAAACAGGTCGGGAGTAGGCATGTTATTGTACAATGATAGTAATGGTTTCACCCGGCAACGGGGAGCCAGAGTGTCCTTTGCCCACCATTTAACCTTGGATAGGTATGACGATATCTTCCTTTCCTTTGGAATCTCTTATAACTTCAACCAATTTCGAATCGACGTTGAGCAGTTTGAGGAGCGTAATGGACAGCTTCCCGCTGATGATAAAGCCACTACCAACCATAATTTTGATTTGGGTGTACTCTATCGTTACGATAAATTCTTTTTCAGTCTAAATGCAGGCAACGTTTTAAATAAAGACCTGACCAATTTTAATACGGATGTCATTACCATTGAGCCCAATAAGCTGAGAAACTATTATGTGTACTCGGGTTATAGCTTTTCCAAAAGCAAGAACAGCAAATTGGAAATAGAGCCTTCCGTATTCTTTCAATGGTTTGAAAGTGATGGGCGTTCCGTAACCGATCTGAACACCAAATTCCGGTTCCGTGATTTTGAGGACTATTATTATTTAGGGGTAACCTATCGTTTTTTGAACGATCAGTTAGGTAAGCCACTCTACATTGCACCCATTGCAGGATTTAAAAAGAGTAACTTCTATTTTGGCTATTCCTATCAGGTCATCACCAACGAAATTTTGGGCTACAGCACGGGAACGCATGTATTGACCGTTGGTATGGATCTGTTCCAAGGAATAAGTAACTGTAGATGTATGTACTAA